Proteins encoded together in one Calditrichota bacterium window:
- the raiA gene encoding ribosome-associated translation inhibitor RaiA, producing the protein MKVTISARHFEASDKLQTFAVREVERLRKFFDGQATAEAILEENGSQKSVELRLTMLGKLLPARVEGADFYAIIPQAVEKIARQVKATKEKVYYPR; encoded by the coding sequence ATGAAAGTCACCATATCCGCACGGCACTTCGAAGCCAGCGACAAACTGCAGACCTTTGCGGTCCGTGAGGTTGAGAGACTTCGCAAGTTCTTCGACGGTCAGGCGACCGCTGAGGCAATCCTCGAAGAAAATGGGTCGCAGAAGTCCGTTGAACTGCGCCTGACAATGCTCGGTAAACTGCTGCCGGCGCGGGTCGAAGGCGCCGACTTTTACGCCATTATTCCTCAGGCGGTCGAAAAGATCGCCCGGCAGGTAAAGGCTACCAAGGAAAAAGTCTATTATCCCCGATAA
- the secA gene encoding preprotein translocase subunit SecA: MLTGIFSSLFGSKYDRQLKKIWPMVADINRHFEHFRTTLSDDDLPRRTEEFQQRIKAGETSDDLLPEAFALVKDACRRALGRQWLVVGQPVVWDMVPYDVQLIGGIVLHEGKISEMATGEGKTLVATMPLYLNALEGRGAHLITVNDYLAQRDSDWMGGIFQMLGLSVGCILNSMNSAQRRAAYACDITYGTNNEFGFDYLRDNMAIAVEDIVQRGHHYSIVDEVDSVLVDEARTPLIIAGPVRQSTQLYEQLKPSVERLVRAQRDRISEIVSEAEKLLASDKDEDQYELGRLVLKAYRAQPKHKRLTKLTAEEGVKALMRSVENDYLRDKVLHELDEELLFVIDEKQHTIDLTDEGRQLLASYEGSDADLFLLPDLAEEIHAIESRDDLEPAERERQRDELNASYAVKAERIQNISQLLRAYSLYEKDVEYVVQDGKVLIVDEFTGRLMPGRRYSDGLHQAIEAKEGVKIEGETQTIATITLQNYFRLYGKLAGMTGTAETEEGEFWDIYKLEVVVIPTNEKVRRVDQDDVIFKTKREKFNAIIEEIKALHDDGLPVLVGTTSVDVSETLSRMLRRQGIPHDVLNAKQHQREAEIVKNAGQPGAVTIATNMAGRGTDIKLGAGVVRLPEGNASRDAAEGGLQIIGTERHESRRIDRQLRGRAGRQGDPGASIFFLSLEDDLMRLFGSERIAGIMDRLGVKEGEVITHPMITRSIEKAQKRVEAYHFGIRKHLLEYDDVMNQQREVIYGRRRSLLFDPDIRNVISDLVSEHLEAMFEECANPRETPDLWNQEELHHRLRRNLQLETPPQSEWGRFTKPADWVEYLTERALQAFDRRRDLYGRERFEPFVRWVALRTVDEKWKDHLYDMDRLKEGVGLRAYGQRDPLIEYKKEGFELFAALLESINEETLRIVYNAVIQEPAAVRPVAPTRVSYLKPEAVAAPVGGAGETDDDGEGEPVAAGPARRPLPRREPVRVVATVGRNDPCPCGSGKKFKKCHGA, encoded by the coding sequence ATGCTGACCGGCATCTTCTCATCCCTCTTCGGTTCCAAGTACGACCGGCAGTTGAAGAAGATCTGGCCGATGGTGGCGGACATCAACCGCCACTTCGAGCACTTCCGGACGACGCTTTCCGATGACGATCTGCCGCGCCGGACTGAGGAGTTTCAGCAGCGCATTAAGGCGGGCGAGACTTCCGACGACCTCCTCCCTGAGGCGTTCGCTCTCGTGAAGGACGCCTGCCGGCGCGCCCTCGGGCGGCAATGGCTCGTCGTCGGTCAGCCGGTCGTTTGGGATATGGTGCCTTACGATGTCCAGTTGATCGGTGGAATCGTCCTCCACGAGGGCAAAATCTCCGAGATGGCGACCGGTGAAGGCAAGACCCTCGTCGCGACGATGCCGCTCTATCTGAACGCCCTTGAAGGCAGGGGCGCGCACCTGATCACGGTCAACGACTACCTCGCCCAGCGCGACTCAGACTGGATGGGCGGGATATTCCAGATGCTCGGGCTTTCGGTCGGCTGCATCCTGAACTCGATGAACTCCGCTCAGCGCAGAGCAGCCTACGCGTGCGATATCACCTATGGCACCAACAACGAGTTCGGCTTCGACTACCTGCGCGACAATATGGCAATAGCGGTCGAAGACATCGTCCAGCGAGGCCATCACTACTCAATCGTCGATGAGGTGGACTCAGTCCTGGTCGACGAAGCCCGGACGCCGCTCATCATTGCCGGTCCGGTTCGTCAGTCCACTCAACTCTACGAGCAATTGAAGCCGTCGGTTGAACGGCTGGTCCGGGCTCAGCGCGACCGCATCAGCGAGATTGTATCCGAAGCCGAGAAATTGCTCGCGAGCGACAAGGACGAAGACCAGTATGAACTGGGCCGCCTCGTCCTGAAGGCTTACCGCGCCCAACCGAAGCATAAGCGCCTCACCAAACTGACCGCCGAAGAGGGCGTCAAGGCTCTGATGCGTTCGGTAGAAAACGACTACCTGCGCGATAAAGTTCTCCACGAACTCGACGAAGAACTGCTCTTCGTCATCGACGAAAAGCAGCACACCATCGACCTGACCGATGAAGGCCGCCAGTTGCTCGCCTCCTACGAAGGTTCTGACGCCGACCTCTTTCTGCTGCCCGACCTCGCCGAAGAAATCCACGCCATCGAGAGCCGTGACGACCTCGAACCTGCCGAGCGTGAAAGGCAGCGTGACGAACTGAACGCCTCCTATGCCGTGAAAGCGGAGCGGATCCAAAACATCAGCCAGTTGCTCCGGGCCTATTCACTCTACGAAAAGGATGTCGAATACGTTGTCCAGGATGGCAAGGTCTTGATCGTCGATGAGTTCACCGGACGGCTGATGCCGGGCCGTAGATATTCGGACGGTCTGCATCAAGCCATCGAAGCCAAGGAAGGCGTCAAGATCGAGGGCGAGACCCAGACCATCGCCACCATCACCCTGCAGAATTACTTTCGCCTCTACGGCAAACTGGCTGGAATGACCGGCACCGCAGAGACTGAGGAAGGCGAGTTCTGGGACATCTATAAACTCGAAGTGGTCGTCATCCCGACCAATGAGAAGGTGCGGCGGGTCGATCAGGACGACGTCATTTTCAAGACCAAGCGCGAGAAGTTCAACGCCATCATCGAGGAGATTAAAGCCCTCCACGACGATGGCCTTCCAGTGCTGGTCGGAACAACGTCGGTCGATGTCTCCGAAACGCTCTCGCGGATGCTTCGTCGTCAGGGCATTCCGCATGACGTCCTGAACGCCAAACAGCATCAGCGCGAAGCCGAGATCGTAAAAAATGCGGGACAGCCCGGTGCAGTGACGATTGCCACAAATATGGCCGGACGGGGAACCGATATTAAATTAGGTGCCGGGGTGGTCCGCTTACCCGAGGGTAACGCGAGTCGCGACGCCGCTGAAGGCGGCTTGCAGATCATCGGCACCGAACGCCATGAATCGCGCCGGATCGACCGCCAGTTGCGAGGCCGCGCTGGACGCCAGGGCGATCCGGGGGCGTCGATCTTTTTCCTTTCGCTCGAAGACGACCTGATGCGCTTGTTCGGATCCGAACGTATCGCGGGCATTATGGACCGCCTCGGCGTAAAGGAAGGCGAAGTGATCACCCACCCGATGATCACCCGCTCCATAGAGAAGGCGCAAAAGCGGGTCGAAGCCTATCACTTCGGCATCCGCAAGCATCTCCTCGAATACGACGACGTGATGAACCAGCAGCGCGAAGTGATCTACGGACGCCGGCGGTCGCTGCTGTTCGATCCCGACATTCGGAATGTCATTTCGGATCTGGTTTCCGAGCATCTCGAGGCGATGTTCGAAGAATGCGCCAATCCCCGCGAAACGCCGGACCTTTGGAATCAGGAGGAACTTCACCACCGCCTCCGGCGTAATTTACAACTGGAGACCCCGCCGCAGAGCGAGTGGGGGAGATTCACCAAGCCGGCCGACTGGGTCGAGTATCTGACCGAAAGGGCGCTCCAGGCCTTCGACCGAAGGCGCGACCTCTATGGAAGAGAGCGGTTTGAGCCGTTCGTCAGGTGGGTGGCGCTGCGGACGGTCGATGAGAAATGGAAAGATCATCTCTATGATATGGATCGCCTTAAAGAGGGCGTCGGCCTGAGGGCTTACGGACAGCGCGATCCACTTATCGAATACAAGAAAGAGGGCTTCGAACTCTTTGCCGCGCTCCTCGAGTCGATCAACGAGGAGACGCTTCGTATTGTTTATAATGCCGTCATCCAGGAACCGGCTGCCGTCCGGCCGGTCGCACCGACGCGGGTTTCCTACCTGAAGCCTGAAGCGGTTGCAGCGCCGGTTGGAGGCGCGGGAGAAACGGATGACGACGGAGAAGGCGAACCGGTTGCCGCCGGTCCGGCCCGAAGACCTCTGCCCCGCCGCGAACCGGTGCGGGTAGTCGCTACGGTCGGCCGCAACGACCCCTGCCCCTGTGGCAGCGGGAAGAAGTTCAAAAAGTGTCACGGTGCCTGA
- the hprK gene encoding HPr(Ser) kinase/phosphatase, with protein sequence MPLTIRDFLADNREALGLRLVAGKSGSGAVLTDAEPRRPAFAGRKLEDVSPPVGVVLIGDEDYKHLSALSDAQRSRLLQGYIRPPLECIILAGEYARIAPIRPLANQRGIALIQTSLPGTEVLRTLFDYLARMLAPTEQIHGTLVDIHGTGVLFIGRAGIGKSEIALDLVERGHRLVADDVVILRRYSPGILIGSGPELLKHFLEIRGIGIIDVRKLFGVRAIRLQKRVETVVELLDWDGSEDYERLGLDERTIRFIGVDLPYVRLPIFPGKNITVLAEAIALGLHLKIYGESPAAELSSRQSELMRRRRIEGYLRSDPE encoded by the coding sequence TTGCCGCTGACCATCCGCGACTTTCTCGCGGATAACCGCGAAGCACTGGGACTTAGGCTCGTGGCCGGCAAGTCTGGTTCAGGCGCAGTCCTGACCGATGCCGAGCCGCGCCGCCCCGCATTTGCCGGACGAAAGCTTGAAGACGTCAGCCCGCCGGTTGGCGTCGTCCTGATCGGGGATGAAGACTATAAGCATCTTAGCGCGCTATCTGATGCGCAGCGCAGCCGGTTATTGCAGGGTTATATCCGTCCGCCGCTCGAGTGCATTATCCTTGCCGGTGAATACGCCAGGATAGCACCCATAAGACCGCTCGCTAACCAGCGGGGCATCGCACTGATTCAAACCTCGCTGCCTGGAACCGAAGTCCTGCGGACGCTCTTCGACTACCTTGCCCGCATGCTCGCACCGACCGAGCAAATACACGGGACTTTGGTTGATATTCATGGCACCGGCGTCCTCTTCATTGGACGCGCAGGCATCGGCAAAAGCGAAATTGCCCTTGATCTGGTCGAACGAGGGCATAGGTTGGTAGCGGACGATGTGGTGATCCTCCGGCGCTACTCGCCGGGGATTCTGATCGGCAGCGGCCCGGAGTTGCTGAAGCACTTCCTCGAGATTCGCGGCATCGGCATCATCGATGTGCGCAAGTTGTTCGGGGTTCGAGCGATCCGTCTCCAGAAACGGGTCGAGACGGTCGTCGAACTTCTCGACTGGGACGGGAGCGAAGACTACGAGCGGCTCGGCCTTGATGAGCGGACGATCAGATTCATTGGTGTCGATCTACCGTACGTGAGGCTTCCGATCTTCCCGGGCAAGAACATCACCGTGCTGGCAGAAGCCATCGCGCTCGGACTGCATCTGAAAATCTACGGTGAAAGCCCGGCGGCAGAGTTATCGAGTCGGCAATCCGAACTGATGCGCCGCCGCCGGATCGAAGGCTATCTTCGCAGCGATCCGGAGTAG
- the topA gene encoding type I DNA topoisomerase produces MVESPTKARTLTRYLGSGYTVLASGGHVRDLPEREIGVDIARGFEPKYVELPDRAKIVGTLRKAAREAKQILLATDPDREGEAIAWHLSELIGRPLSDFGRVQFHEITRHAVEEAINHPGAIDMQKVDAQQARRVMDRLVGYQVSPILWKTVTGGLSAGRVQSVALRILCEREAEIEAFVPTEFWTIDGRFKGGGGVPFLARLSEFDGKKVEIGEEGAAKSVVDRLKPQTYSVESVKKVRRKRAPYPPYTTSTLQQDAGRRLGFSVKRTMAVAQRLYEGVELGSRGAVGLITYMRTDSMRVSSEAIAAARDYIASHFGTPAVSREPRVYRNKKGAVQDAHEAIRPTDVRLSPQELKGLLGGDEMKLYDLIWRRFVATQMKDAEYDQTTVRIHGSEGALFKSTGQVLILPGFLQVMADLKVSDDKTDEADKSGEPPDTALPPGLVEGMPLALLDLIPKQRFTQPPPHYSEASLVKELDEKGIGRPSTYAAIISTLFDRTYAERREKVLHPTPLGKTVNRILVDLFPQIFSVEFTARMEEELDRIEEKGDEWRKVMGDFYGPFSTALAAADKAKGDLKKETLEPVGRDCPQCGSPLVYHFGRRGRFIACTGFPKCRYSEGIEENAPPVESDTPCPLCGGKMLVRSGRFGKFLGCINYPKCKGLLPLKTEHACPREGCTGHIVERRSKSGKVFFGCSHYPDCDFVTWDSPTAGPCSQCKAPTLFEKKSKAGTQVHCRRCDWKGEAGG; encoded by the coding sequence ATTGTCGAATCGCCGACCAAGGCGCGCACGCTGACTCGCTACCTGGGGTCCGGTTATACCGTCCTAGCCAGCGGCGGGCACGTTAGAGACCTCCCGGAACGGGAGATCGGTGTCGATATCGCGCGCGGCTTCGAGCCGAAGTATGTCGAACTGCCCGACCGTGCCAAGATCGTCGGGACGCTGCGAAAAGCCGCACGGGAAGCCAAACAGATCCTGCTCGCCACCGACCCCGATCGCGAAGGCGAGGCTATAGCCTGGCACCTCTCAGAGTTGATCGGAAGGCCCCTGTCCGACTTCGGCAGAGTGCAGTTTCACGAGATTACCCGCCATGCCGTCGAAGAGGCTATAAATCACCCCGGTGCTATCGATATGCAAAAAGTCGATGCGCAGCAGGCTCGCCGGGTAATGGATCGCCTCGTCGGGTATCAAGTAAGCCCGATCCTCTGGAAGACTGTCACCGGAGGTCTCTCGGCTGGACGGGTGCAATCGGTCGCTCTGCGTATCCTCTGCGAGCGGGAAGCCGAGATCGAGGCTTTTGTTCCGACTGAGTTCTGGACCATCGATGGTCGATTCAAAGGCGGGGGGGGGGTGCCCTTCCTCGCCCGGCTCAGCGAGTTTGACGGTAAGAAGGTCGAGATCGGCGAGGAAGGGGCTGCCAAATCCGTCGTCGATCGCCTGAAGCCGCAGACTTACTCGGTCGAATCAGTCAAGAAGGTGCGCCGCAAACGTGCCCCCTATCCTCCCTACACTACCAGCACCCTTCAGCAAGATGCCGGCCGGCGGCTCGGCTTCAGCGTCAAGCGGACGATGGCGGTTGCACAACGGCTCTACGAAGGCGTCGAACTCGGCAGTCGCGGTGCCGTCGGGCTGATTACCTACATGCGCACCGACTCGATGCGCGTCTCAAGCGAAGCCATCGCTGCCGCTCGCGACTACATCGCATCGCACTTTGGAACTCCAGCGGTATCGCGCGAACCGCGGGTCTATCGCAACAAGAAAGGTGCGGTACAGGATGCTCACGAAGCGATCCGGCCGACCGACGTCAGACTTTCGCCGCAGGAACTAAAAGGGCTTCTTGGCGGTGACGAAATGAAACTCTATGACCTCATCTGGCGCCGCTTCGTAGCCACCCAGATGAAGGATGCCGAATACGACCAAACCACAGTTCGAATCCACGGCAGCGAAGGCGCCCTTTTCAAATCTACCGGCCAGGTGCTGATTCTGCCCGGATTCCTGCAGGTGATGGCCGATCTAAAGGTTTCGGATGATAAAACGGATGAGGCTGACAAGTCGGGAGAGCCTCCCGATACCGCGCTTCCGCCCGGCCTCGTCGAAGGGATGCCTCTTGCGCTACTTGATCTAATTCCGAAGCAGCGCTTCACCCAGCCGCCTCCGCACTACTCGGAAGCAAGCCTCGTTAAGGAACTCGACGAAAAAGGCATCGGCCGGCCTTCTACCTATGCCGCCATCATCTCGACTCTCTTTGACCGCACTTATGCCGAGCGTAGAGAAAAGGTCCTCCACCCGACACCACTCGGCAAGACCGTGAACCGCATCCTCGTCGATCTCTTTCCGCAGATATTCTCCGTCGAGTTCACAGCCCGGATGGAAGAGGAACTCGACCGGATAGAAGAAAAGGGGGACGAGTGGCGCAAGGTCATGGGCGATTTCTATGGCCCTTTCAGCACTGCACTGGCGGCTGCCGATAAAGCCAAGGGCGACTTGAAGAAAGAGACGCTGGAGCCGGTTGGGCGCGACTGCCCGCAGTGCGGCAGCCCGCTCGTCTATCATTTTGGCCGGCGTGGCCGGTTCATCGCCTGCACCGGATTCCCCAAATGCCGCTACAGCGAGGGCATCGAAGAGAATGCGCCTCCCGTCGAGAGCGATACGCCCTGCCCCCTTTGCGGAGGCAAAATGCTTGTCCGCAGCGGCCGGTTTGGCAAGTTCCTCGGATGCATCAACTATCCTAAATGTAAGGGTCTTCTTCCACTCAAGACCGAGCACGCTTGTCCCAGGGAGGGCTGCACCGGGCACATCGTCGAGCGACGTTCAAAGTCCGGCAAGGTTTTCTTCGGATGCTCGCACTACCCCGACTGCGATTTTGTGACCTGGGACTCACCGACGGCAGGACCTTGTTCGCAGTGTAAAGCTCCTACGCTATTCGAAAAAAAGAGTAAAGCCGGGACGCAGGTCCACTGTCGCCGCTGCGATTGGAAGGGCGAAGCCGGTGGATAG
- a CDS encoding DUF494 domain-containing protein codes for MERHIVEILVILMREYPEGAIRPEEFEPLANNLIGLGYTQNEIESALFWFYNRQEVNRSTPTQAHGLMPGAVRMLHEVERSVITPKAYGYLIELNQLGLITLEEMDSIIERSVVMGGRKVDIDDMKMFIAAQILDRSNEAGFVAPGNFAKNPTETVH; via the coding sequence ATGGAACGTCATATCGTCGAAATACTCGTTATCCTCATGCGCGAATACCCGGAAGGCGCTATTCGCCCCGAGGAGTTTGAACCCTTGGCCAACAACCTCATCGGCCTCGGATATACCCAAAATGAAATCGAATCGGCGCTCTTCTGGTTCTACAATCGTCAGGAAGTGAACCGCTCGACGCCGACCCAGGCCCATGGCCTAATGCCTGGTGCTGTGCGAATGCTGCACGAGGTCGAACGTTCGGTGATCACTCCCAAAGCTTACGGCTATCTCATCGAACTGAACCAACTGGGGCTGATCACTCTCGAGGAAATGGATTCCATCATCGAGCGCTCGGTTGTAATGGGTGGGCGCAAGGTCGATATCGATGACATGAAGATGTTCATAGCGGCACAGATTCTCGACCGCAGCAACGAAGCCGGATTCGTTGCACCGGGCAATTTCGCCAAAAACCCAACCGAAACCGTGCATTGA
- a CDS encoding tyrosine recombinase XerC — MDSDLIRGFLNILNTRRFSPHTLRAYEKDLLEFAAYLDERKKDSLLADFRIIRDHLYNLHRRGLAPRSIGRKFAAIKAYYRHLMRVGSISDNPTRPVQAPRERRSLPKPLPREELAKALDRQIEDALAIRDRAMVELLYGCGLRISELTGLDIVSLNDKVLRVYGKGGKERITPLPGKAINALAAYVPVRAILSTGRSDEPALFLSRSGKRLTARDARRRVELYLDALSDGRTPHPHRLRHSFATHLLDNGAGLREVQELLGHASPQTTQIYTHVGIERLLKVYRQAHPRAGEPVETTDALLSPVPTPTQVKAGDIE; from the coding sequence GTGGATAGCGACCTTATTAGAGGCTTTCTGAATATTCTAAACACCCGCCGGTTCAGTCCTCACACCCTGCGCGCCTACGAGAAAGATCTGCTGGAGTTCGCCGCGTATCTGGACGAGCGCAAGAAGGATTCACTTCTCGCCGACTTCCGCATCATCCGCGATCATCTTTACAACCTGCACCGGCGCGGTCTTGCACCGCGATCGATCGGTCGCAAGTTCGCCGCCATTAAAGCCTACTATCGCCATCTGATGCGTGTTGGAAGCATATCCGACAACCCCACCCGTCCGGTTCAGGCGCCCCGCGAGCGGCGAAGCCTTCCCAAACCGCTTCCCCGTGAGGAATTGGCAAAGGCCCTTGACAGGCAGATTGAAGATGCCCTTGCCATTCGCGACCGGGCAATGGTCGAACTACTTTATGGCTGCGGGCTGCGCATATCGGAGTTGACCGGGCTAGACATCGTATCACTTAATGACAAAGTCCTCCGCGTTTACGGTAAGGGAGGCAAGGAGCGAATCACTCCGCTGCCCGGTAAGGCCATTAACGCCTTGGCAGCTTATGTTCCTGTTCGTGCAATCCTTTCAACCGGCCGGTCGGATGAGCCGGCCTTGTTCCTGAGTCGTAGTGGAAAACGGCTCACTGCGCGCGATGCCCGTCGGAGGGTCGAACTGTATCTTGACGCGCTGAGTGACGGCCGAACGCCCCATCCCCATCGCCTCCGCCATTCCTTTGCGACGCACCTCCTCGACAACGGCGCCGGCCTAAGGGAAGTGCAGGAACTGCTCGGGCACGCCAGCCCGCAAACCACCCAAATTTACACTCACGTCGGTATCGAACGGCTGCTCAAGGTCTATCGTCAGGCTCATCCGCGGGCGGGTGAGCCGGTGGAGACCACTGACGCTTTGCTCAGCCCTGTACCGACACCCACCCAGGTCAAAGCGGGAGACATAGAATGA